One region of Pseudoalteromonas galatheae genomic DNA includes:
- a CDS encoding GntP family permease: MLSMLGLAGGLGLLIWLTLRGVNLFIAAPLCALLVALTSGVALFPTEAVESSFLTLYMDGFAGFLSAWFFMFLLGSLFGKFMEDSGAADSVARYIVDKLGMKHAVLAVVIACAVLTYGGVSVFIVAFSVYPMALSLFKDANLPRRFIPATLAFGSVTFTMTSAGSPEIQNWIPIKYLGTSPYAAWEVSLVVATFMAITGYWWLKKMIAKAVANGEHFEAKEDDPEIHERNYPHPITGVLPLIVVLILSFTLHDVLQQSALIVALLGGVLSIVAINFKYFHNMGAAINLGTTGALVAIGNTSAVVGFGAVAKNTEAFQLAVELMTQMPGNELLGAAVAVSVIAGLTGSASGGQAIALPLVAPHYIDAGVNPEQLHRVVAISSGALDTLPHNGYVVTTIRAICKETHQRAYWSMAALTAVVPLVGVALALTLFILF, encoded by the coding sequence ATGCTCAGTATGCTTGGACTGGCAGGAGGACTTGGCCTGCTTATTTGGCTAACTCTCCGTGGCGTAAACTTGTTTATCGCAGCTCCACTTTGCGCTTTATTGGTCGCATTAACGAGTGGCGTTGCGCTATTTCCCACAGAAGCTGTAGAAAGCAGCTTTCTTACACTTTATATGGATGGCTTTGCTGGCTTTTTGAGTGCTTGGTTTTTCATGTTCTTGCTTGGCTCTTTGTTCGGTAAGTTCATGGAAGACAGTGGTGCTGCCGACAGCGTCGCACGCTATATTGTCGACAAGTTAGGTATGAAACATGCGGTATTAGCGGTGGTGATTGCCTGTGCGGTACTAACGTATGGCGGCGTCAGTGTTTTTATTGTTGCTTTCTCTGTCTATCCTATGGCGCTTAGCTTATTTAAAGATGCCAATTTACCAAGGCGCTTTATTCCCGCAACTCTGGCTTTCGGCTCAGTCACCTTTACCATGACTTCGGCAGGCTCTCCTGAAATCCAAAACTGGATCCCAATAAAATATTTAGGCACGTCGCCTTATGCAGCTTGGGAAGTCAGTCTAGTGGTTGCCACGTTTATGGCTATTACTGGCTATTGGTGGTTGAAAAAGATGATAGCCAAAGCGGTGGCAAATGGTGAGCACTTTGAGGCGAAAGAAGACGACCCTGAAATCCATGAACGTAACTATCCTCATCCAATCACTGGCGTACTGCCTCTAATCGTGGTGTTGATTTTATCTTTTACACTTCATGATGTGCTGCAGCAAAGTGCACTTATTGTAGCTCTACTTGGCGGTGTACTCAGTATTGTTGCGATTAATTTTAAGTATTTTCACAATATGGGGGCCGCGATTAACTTGGGTACAACAGGTGCGCTAGTTGCTATCGGTAATACCAGTGCGGTAGTGGGTTTTGGTGCGGTAGCAAAAAACACCGAGGCATTTCAATTAGCGGTCGAGTTGATGACACAAATGCCGGGTAATGAGCTACTTGGCGCCGCTGTGGCGGTAAGTGTGATAGCCGGTTTAACCGGCTCTGCATCCGGTGGGCAAGCTATTGCGTTACCTTTAGTGGCACCGCACTACATTGATGCGGGTGTCAATCCAGAACAATTACATCGTGTTGTCGCTATTAGCTCAGGCGCTTTGGATACCTTACCGCACAACGGTTATGTGGTCACAACCATTCGCGCCATCTGTAAAGAAACACATCAACGAGCATACTGGTCCATGGCTGCGTTGACTGCGGTCGTGCCGCTGGTGGGCGTTGCCCTCGCATTAACCCTATTCATCTTATTTTAA
- a CDS encoding E22 family MetX-like putative esterase, which yields MKRIFLLLLFVASHIVYSSETNKSMLVEKRAFTLAHFTTESGVSIPDVKVGWESYGKLNADKSNAILITHFFSGTSHAAGKYRESDVLAGYWDAIIGPGKAIDTNKYFVISSDTLVNANWHNKDVITTGPASINPKTGKPYGLDFPVVTIGDFVEVQKQLLDSLGIDKLHAVMGASMGSFQALEWSVRYPEKVSRLIHVIGAAKMDAWTVAALEKWALPIRLDPNWQGGDYYDGERPLAGLTATMLNITQDAMHPAIYNASFPDFIVLDPKAKQDIRQLPKLSQTLATRARARAETQDANSILYLVRASQLYTAGMQGNFDSAIDKITAKVLLMPASNDLLLRPEPIRKLAETLKAKNKDVQITEIEGVWGHLDGIFSIQSQADTIAQFLAK from the coding sequence ATGAAGCGGATTTTCCTGTTACTTTTGTTCGTTGCCAGCCATATCGTCTATAGCAGTGAGACAAACAAATCTATGCTGGTTGAAAAGCGGGCATTTACACTCGCGCATTTTACTACAGAGTCTGGAGTCAGCATTCCTGACGTTAAGGTCGGCTGGGAAAGCTATGGCAAATTAAATGCCGACAAAAGCAATGCAATTTTGATCACGCATTTCTTTTCAGGCACATCTCACGCTGCGGGTAAGTATCGAGAGTCTGACGTATTGGCAGGTTACTGGGATGCCATTATCGGCCCGGGCAAAGCGATAGATACTAACAAATACTTCGTGATAAGTTCAGATACTTTGGTCAACGCAAATTGGCATAATAAAGATGTGATCACAACGGGCCCTGCATCCATTAATCCAAAGACGGGCAAACCTTATGGCTTGGATTTTCCCGTGGTGACCATCGGTGATTTTGTTGAAGTACAAAAGCAACTATTGGATAGCTTAGGTATCGACAAACTACATGCGGTGATGGGCGCGTCTATGGGATCTTTCCAAGCGTTAGAATGGTCGGTGCGCTACCCCGAAAAAGTGTCACGTTTAATTCATGTGATTGGCGCGGCAAAGATGGATGCTTGGACCGTTGCGGCGTTAGAGAAATGGGCTTTACCCATCCGCCTTGATCCAAATTGGCAGGGCGGGGACTACTACGACGGGGAAAGGCCACTTGCTGGACTCACGGCCACGATGCTTAATATCACTCAAGACGCGATGCACCCCGCTATTTATAACGCCAGTTTTCCAGACTTTATTGTGCTTGATCCCAAAGCAAAGCAAGATATTCGTCAGCTTCCTAAACTCAGCCAAACGCTAGCCACGCGCGCACGAGCAAGGGCCGAAACGCAAGACGCGAATTCTATCTTGTATTTAGTCCGCGCCTCGCAACTATACACCGCAGGCATGCAAGGTAATTTTGATAGTGCTATCGATAAAATCACAGCAAAGGTTTTATTGATGCCTGCAAGCAATGACTTGTTATTAAGGCCTGAGCCCATTCGTAAGTTAGCAGAAACCCTTAAAGCCAAAAATAAAGACGTGCAAATTACAGAGATAGAAGGCGTTTGGGGGCATTTAGACGGTATTTTTTCAATTCAATCACAGGCTGACACTATTGCTCAGTTCTTAGCAAAATAA
- a CDS encoding 3-hydroxybutyrate dehydrogenase has translation MKTALITGAASGIGRYIAMALSKQGYSLLLVDLNLAQAQTVAESIVSDGGNAQAFALNIANKQDIADFVRQHDNIDVLINNAGVQHVEALEHYPEDKWQLLQDVMLTGPAMLCKAVLPHMRRGGFGRIVNIGSIHALVASKYKSAYVAAKHGLMGFGKVLALETADCDITVNTICPAYVKTPLVEQQITAQAKQHGISEDEVINNIMLAPMPKKAFIGLDEIAHAVNFLLANESRNITGQAIVLDGGWTVQ, from the coding sequence ATGAAGACGGCGTTGATCACAGGGGCTGCAAGTGGCATTGGTCGCTATATCGCGATGGCCTTGAGCAAACAAGGTTACAGTTTATTGCTTGTAGATTTGAACTTAGCGCAAGCACAGACGGTGGCTGAGTCTATCGTCAGTGACGGAGGAAATGCACAAGCGTTTGCGCTCAATATCGCTAATAAGCAAGACATCGCTGACTTTGTCCGTCAGCACGATAACATTGATGTGCTTATCAATAACGCAGGTGTGCAACATGTTGAAGCACTGGAGCATTATCCAGAAGATAAATGGCAATTGCTGCAAGACGTGATGCTAACAGGCCCAGCCATGTTGTGTAAGGCAGTATTGCCGCATATGCGCAGAGGAGGCTTTGGCCGTATCGTCAATATTGGTTCTATCCATGCTTTAGTCGCTTCTAAGTATAAGTCTGCTTATGTCGCTGCAAAACATGGGTTGATGGGATTTGGTAAAGTATTGGCGCTGGAAACCGCAGACTGCGATATCACTGTGAACACCATTTGCCCCGCTTATGTAAAAACCCCATTGGTAGAACAGCAAATTACCGCGCAAGCGAAACAGCATGGGATCAGCGAAGATGAAGTGATAAACAATATCATGTTGGCACCAATGCCGAAAAAGGCGTTTATAGGGTTGGATGAGATTGCCCACGCTGTTAATTTTTTACTCGCAAATGAGTCACGCAACATTACTGGCCAAGCCATTGTGCTTGACGGCGGCTGGACAGTGCAATAG
- a CDS encoding CoA transferase subunit A, whose translation MAGFDKVVVSYDEAMAGLCDGMTVIAGGFGLCGIPEGLINQIRHMGTKDLTVVSNNCGVDGFGLGVLLEDKQIRKMVASYVGENALFEQQLLSGVLEVELTPQGTLAEKMRAGGAGIPAFYTVTGVGTPVAEGKEVKTFGDREYILEPSITGDFAIVKAWKADRFGNCVYRHTAMNFNPMAATAGKITVVEVEEIVEPGEIEPSQIHTPGIYIDRVILGQFEKRIEKRTVKEQA comes from the coding sequence ATGGCTGGTTTTGATAAGGTAGTCGTAAGCTACGACGAAGCAATGGCAGGACTGTGTGATGGCATGACCGTGATTGCAGGGGGCTTTGGTTTGTGCGGGATCCCTGAAGGTTTGATAAACCAAATACGCCACATGGGCACAAAGGACTTAACCGTGGTTTCTAATAACTGCGGAGTAGACGGGTTTGGTTTAGGGGTTTTGCTTGAGGACAAGCAGATCCGCAAAATGGTGGCTTCCTACGTGGGAGAAAACGCCTTGTTTGAGCAGCAGTTATTGAGCGGTGTATTGGAAGTTGAATTAACCCCGCAAGGGACACTTGCAGAAAAAATGCGCGCAGGTGGAGCCGGGATCCCCGCTTTTTATACCGTGACAGGCGTTGGTACACCCGTCGCTGAGGGTAAAGAGGTAAAAACGTTTGGTGACAGAGAATATATTTTAGAGCCGAGTATTACGGGAGACTTTGCTATTGTAAAAGCGTGGAAAGCAGACCGTTTTGGCAATTGTGTTTATCGCCACACCGCCATGAACTTTAATCCAATGGCTGCAACAGCTGGAAAAATTACCGTTGTTGAAGTGGAAGAAATTGTAGAGCCCGGCGAAATCGAACCGAGCCAAATTCATACTCCTGGAATTTATATCGATAGAGTGATTTTAGGACAGTTCGAAAAACGCATCGAAAAACGTACCGTGAAGGAGCAGGCATAA
- a CDS encoding 3-oxoacid CoA-transferase subunit B, whose translation MALTREQMAMRVAQELRDGFYVNLGIGIPTLVANYVPQGMDVILQSENGLLGMGAYPTEQEVDADMINAGKETVTARTGAAIFSSAESFAMIRGGHVDLTVLGAFEVDQQGNLASWMIPGKLIKGMGGAMDLVAGAKNIICTMTHANKQGESKLLQHCSLPLTGVNCINKIVTDLALLEVKGGAFHLLERAPGVSVAEIQAKTAGILICPDDVPEMAFS comes from the coding sequence ATGGCATTAACCAGAGAGCAAATGGCCATGCGAGTGGCACAGGAATTAAGAGATGGGTTTTATGTCAATCTTGGTATTGGGATCCCCACGCTGGTGGCCAATTATGTACCACAGGGCATGGATGTTATACTGCAATCGGAAAACGGCTTATTAGGAATGGGGGCTTATCCAACCGAGCAGGAAGTGGATGCGGATATGATCAATGCGGGTAAGGAAACCGTTACGGCCCGCACGGGAGCTGCCATTTTTAGTTCTGCAGAAAGCTTTGCAATGATCCGTGGCGGTCATGTGGACCTGACAGTGCTTGGCGCTTTTGAAGTGGATCAACAAGGTAATCTCGCCAGCTGGATGATCCCAGGTAAGCTTATCAAGGGCATGGGTGGCGCGATGGACCTGGTCGCTGGGGCTAAAAATATAATTTGCACTATGACGCATGCGAATAAACAAGGTGAGTCCAAGCTGCTACAGCACTGTAGTTTACCGCTCACCGGCGTAAACTGTATCAATAAGATAGTAACCGATCTTGCGCTGCTTGAAGTCAAAGGTGGCGCGTTTCATTTACTTGAGCGAGCTCCAGGTGTTAGCGTCGCGGAAATTCAAGCAAAAACAGCTGGTATATTGATCTGCCCAGATGACGTACCGGAGATGGCGTTTAGCTAG